The following coding sequences are from one Haliotis asinina isolate JCU_RB_2024 chromosome 3, JCU_Hal_asi_v2, whole genome shotgun sequence window:
- the LOC137276810 gene encoding contactin-5-like has protein sequence MLMKVLGLFTLAVTTWTEGNENTWHAPLIDAKTAAGEGLSLHCRNPPYSKELLRWYKSGTKAELVDLSKRVLIDREGTLHFAYVDVSDAGQYKCGAQYKNTIFLGSPVNVTVAERRGDVYPSAPPSLASYSKITTARLGEDVKLECIFTGRPIPDVTWQHQGRVLTDHANRRNITAYLTIESVTVEDVGMYNCTAENEEGSSSAILHISIKPSSTSGIHTATLVFSLIIGIMVISALMFWLLRRTRRRKDRKQDVHQYDEIDITQIRDSKPEIYNEKKW, from the exons GGAATGAAAACACCTGGCACGCTCCTCTGATAGATGCCAAAACAGCGGCAGGTGAAGGACTTTCTCTCCATTGTCGGAACCCTCCCTACTCAAAGGAGTTACTAAGGTGGTACAAGTCTGGCACAAAAGCTGAACTCGTAGACTTGAGTAAAAGAGTTCTGATAGACAGGGAAG GAACGCTTCACTTTGCCTACGTTGACGTAAGTGACGCCGGTCAGTACAAGTGTGGCGCTCAGTACAAGAATACAATATTCCTGGGGAGTCCTGTAAACGTTACTGTGGCAGAACGGCGTG GCGATGTTTATCCATCAGCGCCACCTTCACTGGCATCATACAGCAAGATAACCACAGCTCGACTGGGAGAAGACGTCAAGCTGGAATGTATATTCACCGGCAG GCCTATACCAGATGTCACTTGGCAGCATCAAGGTAGGGTATTAACTGATCATGCAAACAGACGGAACATTACTGCATACCTGACTATCGAGAGCGTCACTGTGGAAGACGTGGGGATGTACAACTGTACGGCAGAGAACGAGGAGGGTTCAAGCTCCGCTATCCTTCACATATCAATTAAAC CATCCTCGACTAGTGGTATTCATACAGCAACACTTGTGTTTTCCCTGATTATTGGAATCATGGTTATTAGCGCACTGATGTTCTGGCTACTGAGAAGAACTAG GCGCAGAAAGGACCGCAAACAGGACGTCCATCAGTATGATGAAATTGACATAACGCAAATTAGAGACTCgaaacctgaaatatacaacGAGAAGAAATGGTAA
- the LOC137278871 gene encoding peroxidasin-like produces the protein MGKLNLKLTLIAMTTLYMYQIGASQSNAPLITKNVTDGQSVSVRCRDTPSGSLSWFKITPDGSEQISDDGRRQTDEEGTLHFAYVEVTDTGRYKCGRSKINEIQLGSPFQLNVKEGVNNSNIPVKLLRSSGETNANLGEDVTLECIFSGRPVPVVSWFRDNRKLTSADNVTISGGLILIKQVSAKDTGIYSCTGKNSGGEEYATMNLNVIDPNKVPPSTRGYRDTKQTTRAVVKTDMETAKPNPGKGMEVALAGSGTVSGTSVVAAVTAILWILSIYKTETGEELDFPEIWMSARGADVATRTDQASMPPEMSAPPIRQNGHRNRMRGTMLIRTVLTIMTGHLVVVADPSSQRIQNVTDGLSVSLSCGVPGRHSWYIGGKQISADGRREIDKHGYLHFAYVNVSDTAVYRCGIASTGEVKLVHPVKLNVMEGRVNKTSPKLIYSTEATNVSLGDDVTQQCIFRGRPVPVVTWYRGNKPVTDTTRVKISYTTVTIKNVSEKDTGIYRCIGKNEVSSDFHDVSLIVTVPRNDKQSTTAVQQNADTTAASVDGTPSVLVIVLAVVFTVLVLIGTVVCTMIWRLKKSKMGKRKTDFQHNDGGVYLDQ, from the exons ATGGGGAAACTGAACCTGAAACTGACCTTGATTGCCATGACAACTTTGTACATGTATCAAATTGGAG CAAGCCAATCTAATGCCCCGCTGATAACGAAGAACGTAACTGACGGGCAGTCTGTCTCAGTACGCTGTAGAGATACCCCAAGTGGGAGTCTCAGCTGGTTTAAAATAACCCCAGACGGAAGCGAACAAATCTCAGATGATGGCAGAAGACAAACAGATGAAGAGG GGACACTTCACTTTGCATACGTGGAAGTAACGGACACCGGTCGGTATAAATGCGGAAGGTCCAAAATTAACGAAATACAACTCGGTAGCCCGTTCCAGTTGAACGTCAAAGAAG GTGTAAACAACAGCAATATACCAGTTAAGCTCTTGCGATCTAGTGGGGAAACCAATGCCAACCTGGGAGAAGACGTGACACTAGAATGTATCTTCAGCGGCAG GCCAGTCCCGGTTGTTTCATGGTTTCGCGATAACAGAAAGCTGACTAGCGCCGATAATGTGACCATCTCAGGTGGCTTAATTTTAATAAAACAGGTGTCTGCGAAAGATACAGGTATATACAGCTGCACCGGAAAAAACAGTGGAGGAGAAGAGTATGCAACTATGAATTTGAATGTCATAG ATCCAAATAAAGTACCACCTTCAACCAGAG GTTACCGGGACACAAAGCAGACAACGCGTGCAGTAGTGAAGACCGACATGGAGACGGCGAAACCCAATCCAGGCAAGG GGATGGAAGTGGCGTTGGCTGGGAGTGGCACGGTATCAGGAACAAGTGTGGTCGCCGCTGTAACTGCCATCCTTTGGATCCTCT CAATCTACAAAACTGAAACCGGAGAAGAGCTTGACTTTCCTGAAATATGGATGTCTGCTCGGGGAGCAG ATGTAGCAACCCGGACGGACCAAGCGAGTATGCCACCAGAGATGTCAGCACCCCCAATAAGGCAGAACGGTCATCGTAACAG AATGCGAGGAACAATGCTGATCCGGACTGTTTTGACAATAATGACCGGACATCTTGTTG TAGTGGCAGATCCATCTTCACAGAGGATACAGAATGTAACAGATGGTCTGTCTGTATCACTGTCTTGTGGCGTGCCAGGTAGACACAGCTGGTATATAGGCGGTAAGCAGATCTCTGCTGACGGGAGAAGAGAAATAGACAAACATG GGTATCTTCACTTTGCGTACGTGAATGTGTCGGATACCGCTGTGTATAGATGCGGGATTGCCAGCACCGGCGAGGTGAAACTTGTCCACCCTGTCAAGTTGAACGTCATGGAAG GTCGCGTCAACAAAACTAGTCCCAAACTCATCTACTCGACCGAGGCAACAAATGTTTCTCTTGGTGATGACGTCACACAGCAGTGTATCTTCAGAGGAAG ACCCGTTCCAGTTGTCACCTGGTACCGTGGAAACAAGCCAGTAACTGACACCACTCGTGTGAAAATATCTTATACCACCGTAACTATCAAGAACGTGTCTGAGAAGGACACAGGAATATATCGATGTATTGGAAAGAACGAGGTCTCGTCTGACTTCCATGACGTCAGTTTGATTGTGACGG TCCCACGAAACGATAAGCAGTCCACGACAGCAGTCCAACAGAATGCTGACACGACTGCAG CGTCCGTTGACGGAACTCCCTCTGTTCTGGTCATTGTACTGGCGGTTGTGTTCACCGTACTTGTCCTAATCGGAACAGTTGTGTGTACAATGATATG GCGACTGAAGAAGTCAAAAATGGGAAAGCGGAAAACAGACTTCCAACACAATGATGGAGGGGTATATTTGGACCAGTAA